The proteins below come from a single Benincasa hispida cultivar B227 chromosome 4, ASM972705v1, whole genome shotgun sequence genomic window:
- the LOC120076197 gene encoding uncharacterized protein LOC120076197, whose protein sequence is MVGVFRRSLSFPNKPGSAAATRQPKPRISRHLRSISLPCRSHPLISSLKDEIANLKSWSSTDHRTAAWLCRGLATVKLIHDYLDDILQLPQSRESMRRLSATWVENVLEGFLRFIDAYGIFQSLILGFLEEHVAAHVGMRRKEETKVELYKKARKRMAKETGKLGWVVRAGVTEAAVVSEEDEELTVVVKDVMEVTGMVSVAVFEGIGVSLGWRRRNRNWMGKGKKVKVENGIMEFMEVSIEKGEEDEVKMKDLEEWIKSIQSGAQNLFRTLMNTRVSILNSLSH, encoded by the coding sequence ATGGTGGGCGTTTTCCGACGTTCTCTTTCTTTCCCAAACAAGCCTGGCTCCGCCGCGGCCACCCGTCAACCGAAGCCTCGGATTTCCCGCCACCTCCGATCCATCAGTTTACCATGTAGATCCCATCCCTTGATCTCTTCCCTCAAGGATGAGATCGCCAATCTCAAATCTTGGTCGTCCACCGACCACCGCACCGCCGCTTGGCTTTGCCGCGGTCTAGCCACCGTCAAACTCATACATGACTACCTTGACGACATCCTCCAACTCCCTCAGTCACGTGAGTCTATGCGTCGGCTCTCGGCCACGTGGGTCGAGAACGTTCTAGAAGGCTTCCTCCGCTTCATCGACGCGTACGGAATCTTCCAGAGCCTCATCCTAGGGTTTCTAGAGGAGCACGTGGCAGCGCACGTGGGAATGCGGAGAAAAGAGGAAACAAAAGTAGAGTTGTACAAAAAAGCACGAAAACGGATGGCGAAAGAAACAGGGAagttgggttgggtagtccgggCGGGTGTGACGGAGGCTGCGGTGGTTTCAGAGGAGGACGAGGAGTTGACGGTGGTGGTAAAGGATGTGATGGAGGTGACCGGGATGGTTTCTGTGGCAGTTTTTGAGGGTATTGGTGTATCTTTGGGATGGAGGAGAAGGAATAGGAATTGGATGGGGAAGGGGAAGAAGGTTAAGGTTGAGAATGGGATAATGGAGTTTATGGAAGTGAGTATTGAAAAAGGTGAGGAGGATGAAGtgaaaatgaaggatttggAGGAGTGGATTAAGAGCATACAAAGTGGAGCTCAGAATCTCTTTAGAACTTTGATGAATACTAGAGTCTCTATACTCAATTCTCTCTCCCATTAA